The following proteins are encoded in a genomic region of Synechococcus sp. ROS8604:
- a CDS encoding phycobiliprotein lyase, with translation MQRMSDQTPFPPSDLDGFLALCVGRWMSLRSRFLINASEQEWHSSERGEVEVSASVASGVPCLDVTPAEGGKSTLAFQADGCLAIEAGGTEQTGRWQLLPDASLELRVQAKNGDQVLERIWFTKPNLRLRSTTAVGEDGQPRQGSFCSEIRRVSRPQN, from the coding sequence ATGCAACGCATGAGCGATCAAACTCCGTTCCCTCCGTCAGATCTCGACGGTTTTCTTGCCCTCTGCGTGGGCCGTTGGATGAGCTTGCGTAGCCGCTTTCTGATCAATGCATCCGAGCAGGAATGGCATAGCAGCGAACGGGGCGAGGTTGAGGTGTCAGCTTCCGTTGCCTCTGGCGTGCCCTGTTTGGACGTGACTCCCGCCGAGGGTGGCAAGAGCACCCTCGCGTTTCAAGCCGATGGGTGTCTTGCGATCGAGGCAGGCGGCACCGAGCAGACCGGGCGTTGGCAGCTGCTTCCTGATGCCAGCCTCGAGCTCCGCGTCCAAGCCAAGAATGGCGATCAGGTGCTGGAGCGTATTTGGTTCACCAAACCCAATTTGCGCCTGCGCAGCACCACGGCGGTTGGTGAGGATGGCCAGCCCAGGCAGGGCAGTTTCTGCTCGGAGATCAGGCGCGTCAGTCGTCCGCAGAACTGA
- the trmD gene encoding tRNA (guanosine(37)-N1)-methyltransferase TrmD, whose translation MASYRLDVISLAPQAFAPLLEVGVIGRAFGAGIAELYLHNPRDYAIDRYRKVDDLPYGGGAGMVLKPEPVFAAYEAVPVCPRRRVLLMSPQGQPLRQVDLQRWSKEYDQLVFLCGHYEGFDERIRSLADEEVSMGDFVLTGGELPAMTIINGVVRLLPGTVGTPESLVEESHSDLLLEHSHYTRPADFRGMTVPDVLRSGDHGAVALWRQQQREQRTQERRPDLWKRWQQIQNPPAKP comes from the coding sequence ATGGCTTCCTATCGCCTCGATGTGATCAGCTTGGCGCCGCAGGCCTTTGCGCCATTGCTGGAGGTTGGGGTGATCGGTCGTGCCTTTGGGGCAGGTATTGCTGAGCTGTACCTTCACAATCCTCGCGACTACGCCATCGACCGTTACCGCAAGGTGGACGATCTGCCTTACGGGGGTGGGGCCGGCATGGTTCTGAAGCCGGAACCGGTGTTTGCCGCTTATGAGGCGGTGCCGGTTTGTCCACGCCGGCGAGTGCTGTTGATGTCGCCCCAGGGGCAACCCTTGCGTCAGGTGGATTTACAGCGCTGGTCGAAGGAGTACGACCAATTGGTGTTTCTGTGCGGCCACTACGAAGGCTTTGATGAACGCATCCGCTCTCTGGCTGATGAGGAAGTATCGATGGGGGATTTCGTGCTCACGGGCGGTGAACTTCCAGCGATGACAATCATTAATGGGGTGGTGCGCTTGCTGCCAGGCACGGTGGGCACGCCGGAATCCTTAGTGGAAGAAAGCCATAGCGATCTGTTGCTTGAGCATTCGCACTACACGCGCCCGGCGGATTTCCGCGGCATGACCGTGCCCGATGTATTGCGCAGCGGTGATCATGGAGCTGTGGCCCTTTGGCGTCAGCAGCAGCGTGAGCAGCGCACCCAGGAACGCCGGCCAGATCTATGGAAGCGTTGGCAGCAGATCCAAAATCCACCTGCGAAACCTTAG
- a CDS encoding DUF1651 domain-containing protein, translating into MVNRQEGMLLQIKPDTATQHAQFFLVSYWRLSARLGKPVRQQRMLRQLGIKVWINLQKIGWQRCTPPN; encoded by the coding sequence CTGGTCAACAGGCAAGAAGGGATGCTCTTGCAGATCAAGCCCGATACAGCAACGCAACATGCGCAGTTTTTTTTGGTGAGCTACTGGCGCTTGTCAGCACGGCTTGGAAAACCCGTTAGGCAGCAAAGGATGCTCAGACAGCTCGGCATCAAGGTGTGGATCAACCTGCAGAAGATCGGTTGGCAACGCTGCACACCGCCTAACTGA
- a CDS encoding carbamoyl-phosphate synthase subunit L, which produces MQHRLSLGLLASAISVASLPAIAQEDGSADDLGVMSISLNDVVKPTLGFQGALQGAGTPNQAGIGGFLPLSAGDNSVWFVDVLANANFADYESYSSIGQTTVAGTTISTSTRFGYRWLNGDRSWMYGINAGYDSRPMSTGATTNGIEVFNSQTPFFQQVAVNAELQSNQWGANVYGLIPVGEYGYGSDNVALINSSFGAEPLTTVGLDVNYNISNSLSLLAGYYYQTCEKEPEVFENYAEGSGVKARL; this is translated from the coding sequence ATGCAGCATCGTCTCTCTTTGGGGCTGTTGGCTTCTGCCATCTCTGTTGCTTCCCTGCCTGCCATTGCTCAAGAGGACGGCAGTGCTGATGATCTTGGTGTGATGAGCATCAGTCTTAATGACGTGGTCAAACCAACCCTTGGTTTTCAAGGGGCATTGCAGGGCGCAGGCACACCAAACCAAGCAGGTATAGGCGGGTTCTTGCCTCTCTCTGCTGGAGACAACAGCGTCTGGTTCGTTGATGTCCTCGCTAACGCTAATTTCGCTGATTACGAGAGCTACAGCAGCATTGGACAAACGACCGTTGCTGGCACCACCATCTCGACCTCAACGCGCTTCGGCTACCGCTGGCTGAATGGTGACCGCTCTTGGATGTATGGCATCAATGCTGGCTATGACAGCAGACCGATGTCAACAGGTGCAACAACCAATGGCATCGAAGTCTTTAATTCACAAACACCGTTCTTTCAGCAGGTTGCTGTGAATGCAGAACTACAAAGCAACCAATGGGGTGCGAATGTCTATGGATTAATACCGGTTGGGGAATATGGCTATGGCTCAGACAATGTCGCGTTGATTAATAGTAGCTTTGGAGCAGAGCCGTTAACAACTGTCGGTCTTGATGTTAATTACAACATAAGCAATTCATTGTCTTTATTGGCAGGTTATTACTACCAAACATGTGAGAAAGAGCCAGAAGTATTTGAAAACTATGCTGAAGGATCTGGTGTTAAAGCACGGCTATAA
- a CDS encoding Nif11-like leader peptide family natural product precursor: MLEEQFKAFLEKVQSDTSLQEKLKAAADANAVVDIVKEAGFSISADGLKNAQSAMTELSDEELDGVAGGNRIRALNIISLDK, encoded by the coding sequence ATTTTAGAAGAGCAATTCAAAGCGTTCCTCGAAAAGGTTCAGAGCGACACCAGCCTTCAGGAGAAGCTCAAAGCAGCTGCTGATGCCAATGCTGTTGTTGACATTGTCAAGGAAGCAGGTTTCAGTATTTCTGCTGATGGCTTGAAGAACGCTCAATCAGCGATGACAGAACTTTCAGACGAAGAACTGGATGGCGTGGCTGGTGGAAATAGAATTCGGGCTTTAAATATCATAAGTCTGGACAAATAG
- a CDS encoding transposase, whose amino-acid sequence MGRTQRKLPAGHSFHITLRCNSRQFLIAKGLRRDVLLAVLAKAKQKVPHRLYAVCLMANHLHLLLRPNDASQLPKLMHWVGWYSAMALNRLSGRCGHFWEARYYAIAIAPRDHRRVLNTLRYIHANPKAARIRKGFYDPYSNYGHYGRLECDGISEWHPSFLQLASSLKGCSRRYARFCQKYRHHAKGTPKCHWGSSMLKRLVEKGRSSQSRKNRVSPGQQQLPFAFDCRLNQMPEDWHQVAVRFRRANGIRDGDQILKLW is encoded by the coding sequence ATGGGACGTACGCAACGCAAGCTTCCAGCAGGTCATTCCTTTCACATCACACTCAGGTGCAATAGCCGTCAGTTCTTGATTGCCAAGGGCTTGAGAAGGGATGTGCTTCTTGCTGTGCTCGCTAAGGCAAAGCAGAAAGTACCTCATCGCTTGTATGCGGTGTGCCTGATGGCTAATCACCTGCATCTGCTTCTGCGTCCTAATGATGCATCACAGCTGCCAAAGCTGATGCATTGGGTTGGCTGGTACTCAGCGATGGCACTGAATCGTCTTTCTGGACGTTGCGGGCATTTTTGGGAGGCAAGGTATTACGCCATTGCGATTGCGCCTAGAGACCACAGGCGAGTGCTGAATACGTTGCGGTATATCCACGCCAATCCAAAGGCAGCAAGAATCAGGAAAGGGTTTTATGACCCCTATTCCAATTATGGGCATTACGGAAGATTGGAATGTGATGGCATCAGTGAGTGGCACCCCAGCTTTCTGCAACTGGCTTCAAGCCTGAAAGGCTGTTCCAGGCGATATGCACGGTTCTGCCAGAAGTATCGCCATCACGCCAAAGGAACACCTAAGTGCCATTGGGGCTCAAGCATGCTGAAACGACTGGTTGAAAAAGGCAGAAGCAGTCAAAGCAGGAAGAACCGGGTCTCACCAGGGCAGCAGCAACTACCGTTTGCGTTTGATTGTCGGCTCAATCAAATGCCAGAAGACTGGCATCAAGTTGCGGTGAGATTTAGACGAGCAAATGGCATCCGTGATGGCGATCAAATCCTCAAGCTGTGGTGA
- the ispF gene encoding 2-C-methyl-D-erythritol 2,4-cyclodiphosphate synthase has translation MSNGTPQTPVTKTSFRIGNGYDIHRLVPGRPLILGGQQLEHPAGLGLDGHSDADVLVHAIMDALLGALSLGDIGKYFPPDDPQWKGADSLVLLEQVVALVKARGWGVVNVDAVLIAERPKLKPHIEEMRSAIALRIGIAPDQVGVKATTNEQLGPEGREEGISCQAVALLQSF, from the coding sequence ATGAGTAACGGCACCCCACAAACCCCAGTGACCAAAACCTCCTTTCGTATTGGCAACGGCTATGACATCCACCGTTTGGTGCCGGGCAGGCCTCTCATCCTTGGTGGTCAGCAGCTGGAGCATCCAGCAGGGCTAGGTCTTGATGGTCACAGCGATGCGGATGTGTTGGTGCACGCGATCATGGATGCTCTGTTGGGGGCGTTGTCTTTGGGGGACATCGGCAAATACTTTCCTCCCGACGACCCTCAATGGAAAGGTGCCGACAGCCTCGTGCTCTTGGAGCAGGTTGTCGCTTTGGTGAAGGCGCGTGGCTGGGGCGTGGTCAATGTGGATGCGGTGTTGATCGCCGAGCGGCCCAAGCTCAAGCCCCACATTGAGGAGATGCGATCGGCCATTGCCCTCAGGATTGGGATTGCTCCAGACCAGGTGGGTGTGAAAGCCACGACAAACGAACAGTTGGGCCCTGAAGGCCGGGAAGAGGGAATCTCATGTCAGGCCGTGGCCCTTTTGCAGTCGTTTTGA
- a CDS encoding TIGR03792 family protein, translated as MPSLMQRFQPFMIRVINLICVFLVLVGQTANVRFAAFADPEGGYDVAVIEHLRISVPSHGREAWLEAERGSWEPWLAQQTGFLGRDLLWDPETEEGTLLIRWSSRQAWKAISSGQVEEVQARFEQLARDAMALPQAMDNPFPLVFEGELLPP; from the coding sequence ATGCCAAGCCTTATGCAGCGATTCCAGCCGTTCATGATTAGGGTCATCAACCTGATATGCGTTTTTTTGGTGCTTGTGGGTCAAACGGCGAATGTGCGGTTTGCTGCGTTTGCGGATCCAGAGGGTGGTTACGACGTTGCGGTGATTGAGCACCTGCGCATTTCTGTTCCCTCCCATGGGCGCGAGGCTTGGCTGGAAGCCGAACGTGGCAGCTGGGAGCCTTGGTTGGCGCAACAGACGGGATTTCTCGGTCGTGATCTGCTTTGGGACCCTGAAACGGAAGAGGGCACCCTTTTGATTCGCTGGTCGAGTCGGCAGGCTTGGAAGGCCATCTCCAGCGGTCAGGTGGAAGAGGTTCAGGCTCGTTTTGAGCAGCTCGCGCGCGACGCCATGGCGCTGCCTCAGGCGATGGATAATCCCTTCCCTCTGGTCTTTGAGGGAGAGCTGTTGCCCCCATGA
- the larB gene encoding nickel pincer cofactor biosynthesis protein LarB translates to MSSADVRLDWQRSDRLGISEAIWGLHKTVDQIVAILEAFVARDQPALVTRVDEAKAEAVLKRCNTTLVRFEARARCLTSGTPPSLRPELGTVTVLSGGTSDLPVAAEAQLALKWHGIQSELLLDVGVAGLHRLLDQLPKLQQSSVLIACAGMEGALPTVLAGLLPQPVIGVPVSVGYGVSAGGRAALDGMLASCAPGLAVVNIDNGYGAAMAALRILQRRV, encoded by the coding sequence ATGAGCAGCGCTGACGTCCGTCTCGACTGGCAACGGAGCGATCGGCTTGGTATCAGCGAAGCGATCTGGGGTCTGCACAAAACGGTGGACCAGATCGTAGCCATTCTTGAAGCCTTTGTGGCCAGGGATCAGCCAGCACTGGTGACGCGAGTGGATGAGGCCAAGGCCGAGGCGGTTCTCAAGCGCTGCAACACAACGCTTGTCCGTTTTGAGGCCCGGGCCCGATGTTTAACGTCGGGGACTCCTCCGTCGTTGCGACCGGAGCTTGGGACAGTGACGGTGCTCAGTGGCGGCACCAGCGATCTCCCGGTCGCTGCAGAAGCGCAACTGGCCTTGAAGTGGCATGGCATTCAGTCAGAGCTGTTGCTGGATGTTGGAGTTGCTGGCTTGCATCGGCTCTTGGATCAACTCCCGAAACTTCAGCAGTCGTCGGTTTTGATTGCTTGCGCTGGTATGGAAGGAGCCTTGCCCACCGTGCTTGCGGGCCTGTTGCCCCAACCGGTGATCGGCGTTCCCGTGTCGGTGGGCTATGGCGTGAGTGCGGGGGGCCGGGCCGCTCTCGATGGAATGCTTGCGAGCTGTGCTCCAGGTCTTGCGGTGGTCAATATCGATAACGGTTACGGAGCTGCTATGGCGGCGTTGCGAATTTTGCAACGACGGGTCTGA
- a CDS encoding DUF1517 domain-containing protein, which translates to MASSKLRPQVGQIRRWLSGLLVPVLVVGLLVLHPQPSEAARGGRIGGGSFRAPSMPRSGGYSRSYGGGGYGRGYGGGMGFPFIIPIFGFGGGGLFGFLVLAAIVGVLVNAVRNSGGGGGPAIGGGYRAPRELSTGPVSMLQMQIGLLASAKALQTDLRQLAASSDTSTSSGLQRVLQETTLALLRQPELWVYANVESGSVPFNASESTFNRLSMTERSKLRAEITTNVGGVRNGNAAELSNSGDADATNEFIVVTVLVASRQSVKLKQANSGEDLRETLRILGSTSSSDLMALEVIWQPDGSGDVLSADELVMAYPNLQHL; encoded by the coding sequence TTGGCCTCCTCCAAACTCCGCCCCCAGGTTGGTCAAATCAGACGCTGGCTCTCGGGATTGCTGGTGCCAGTCCTGGTTGTTGGCCTTTTAGTCCTTCATCCCCAACCCAGCGAAGCCGCCCGCGGTGGTCGGATCGGGGGTGGCAGCTTCCGCGCCCCGTCCATGCCCAGAAGCGGGGGATATAGCCGCAGCTACGGAGGCGGTGGATATGGTCGCGGCTATGGGGGTGGGATGGGCTTTCCGTTCATCATCCCGATCTTTGGATTTGGCGGCGGCGGCCTGTTTGGCTTCTTAGTGCTGGCGGCGATCGTGGGTGTGTTGGTGAATGCCGTGCGCAACAGCGGTGGTGGAGGCGGCCCTGCGATCGGAGGGGGTTATCGAGCCCCCCGGGAGCTGTCCACCGGACCCGTGTCGATGCTGCAAATGCAGATCGGACTGCTCGCCAGTGCCAAAGCTCTGCAAACCGACCTGCGTCAGCTCGCCGCATCCTCGGACACCAGCACCTCCTCTGGTCTGCAACGGGTGCTGCAGGAAACAACCCTCGCCCTCCTGCGCCAGCCCGAGCTCTGGGTGTACGCCAACGTGGAATCGGGCAGCGTTCCCTTCAACGCTTCAGAGTCGACATTCAACCGTTTGTCGATGACCGAACGCAGCAAGTTGCGCGCTGAAATCACCACCAATGTGGGCGGGGTGCGCAATGGCAATGCCGCGGAATTGAGCAACAGCGGTGATGCCGATGCCACCAACGAATTCATCGTGGTGACGGTGCTCGTAGCAAGCCGCCAAAGCGTGAAGCTCAAGCAAGCCAATAGCGGTGAAGACCTGCGCGAAACGCTGCGCATCCTTGGCTCCACATCCTCCTCAGACCTGATGGCTCTTGAGGTGATTTGGCAACCGGATGGAAGCGGCGACGTTCTCAGCGCCGATGAGCTGGTGATGGCCTATCCAAACCTTCAGCACCTCTAA
- the thiS gene encoding sulfur carrier protein ThiS yields the protein MQFTVNGERHSLDPSAASLDQVIQQLGHHPRLVVVEYNGLILTPERWEAQQVQDGDNLEIVTIVGGGS from the coding sequence ATGCAATTCACGGTGAACGGCGAACGGCACAGCCTGGATCCATCCGCCGCAAGTCTGGATCAAGTGATCCAGCAGCTGGGTCATCACCCACGGCTGGTTGTTGTGGAATACAACGGCTTGATCCTGACGCCGGAACGCTGGGAAGCTCAGCAGGTCCAAGACGGTGACAACCTCGAGATCGTCACCATCGTGGGCGGTGGTTCCTAG
- a CDS encoding thiamine phosphate synthase, producing MEPMVVEADANLRVARLIDANLDRAREGLRVIEDWCRFGLDRDDLVVPLKDWRQRLGQQHHDRYRRARSSATDVAAGLGHPAQASRCSAPAIVKANASRVQEALRVLEEFARNLDPDLASTAAEIRYGLYDLEVRILEACGRQHRQERLEAAKLCLITDPDRDNDLERLLQGVEAALLAGVSLVQYRRKQGHDQQRLREAQALKALCRRFDALLIINDRIDLALLVDADGVHLGQDDLPLSEARQLLGPERLLGRSTHRLEHLLTAQEEGADYLGVGPVFATQTKRDRSPAGLSWVTEASRHATVPWFAIGGIDAETIRSVRAAGAERVAVVSAIMGSNDPEAASRTLLQTLT from the coding sequence ATGGAGCCGATGGTTGTCGAAGCAGACGCCAACCTGCGAGTGGCGCGGCTAATCGATGCCAACCTCGATCGAGCACGGGAAGGGCTGCGTGTCATTGAAGACTGGTGCCGCTTTGGACTCGATCGGGACGATCTCGTCGTGCCGCTGAAAGACTGGAGGCAGCGCCTCGGGCAACAGCATCACGATCGTTACCGCCGGGCCCGCTCCAGCGCCACAGACGTTGCCGCCGGCCTAGGCCATCCCGCTCAAGCGAGTCGTTGCTCTGCCCCAGCGATTGTCAAAGCCAATGCCAGCCGGGTGCAGGAAGCCCTACGCGTGTTGGAAGAATTTGCTCGCAATCTCGATCCAGACCTGGCCAGCACCGCCGCCGAGATCCGCTACGGGCTCTATGACCTCGAGGTGCGCATTCTCGAAGCCTGCGGGCGTCAACACAGGCAGGAACGCCTCGAGGCCGCCAAGCTTTGCCTGATTACGGATCCCGATCGAGACAACGATCTTGAGCGGTTGCTGCAGGGAGTTGAAGCCGCTCTGCTGGCCGGCGTCAGCCTGGTTCAGTACCGCCGCAAACAGGGCCATGACCAACAACGCCTGCGGGAAGCGCAAGCCCTCAAAGCCCTTTGCAGGCGCTTTGATGCCCTGCTCATCATCAATGACCGCATCGATCTGGCGCTTTTGGTGGATGCCGATGGCGTCCATCTCGGCCAGGACGACCTCCCCCTCTCAGAAGCGAGACAGCTGCTCGGCCCAGAGCGCTTGCTGGGACGCAGCACCCACCGCCTCGAGCACCTGCTCACGGCCCAAGAAGAGGGCGCTGATTATCTCGGCGTTGGCCCCGTGTTTGCCACCCAGACCAAACGCGATCGCAGCCCAGCAGGCCTGAGCTGGGTGACGGAAGCCAGTCGTCACGCAACCGTGCCCTGGTTTGCCATCGGTGGCATCGATGCTGAAACGATCCGCTCGGTTCGCGCTGCTGGCGCGGAGCGCGTCGCTGTTGTGAGCGCGATCATGGGCTCCAATGATCCGGAAGCAGCCAGCCGGACCCTGCTCCAAACCCTCACGTAA
- a CDS encoding bifunctional riboflavin kinase/FAD synthetase: MIPLCSPQQAKTPTTLALGSFDGLHAGHRRVIASVTETDHLEAIPTVVSFWPHPREVLHGEPRLRLDLPEEKLELLEPLGIQQLVLVPFNRQLAQLSAAEFVEQVLLGCLKARQIAVGANFRFGRGREGDTNTLRALAEAAGVQVSVLPILEDAGGRMSSSRIRAALSNGDLQSASELLGRPYRFRGTVVRGRGLGRDLGWPTANLQVDGRKFLPGLGVYAARAWTQRDGEGKGEGKSEALPAVMNLGPQPTVDPNSPSAVEVHLLDRRIELMGQELVVEPVERLRGQQRFSGLEELSAQIGQDAEAARQRLQAPAG, translated from the coding sequence TTGATTCCTCTCTGCTCCCCACAGCAGGCCAAAACCCCCACCACCCTGGCGTTGGGGAGCTTCGATGGCCTGCATGCGGGCCATCGGCGGGTGATCGCGTCTGTGACCGAAACGGATCACCTTGAGGCCATTCCCACGGTGGTGAGCTTCTGGCCCCATCCACGCGAAGTGCTGCATGGTGAACCCCGCCTGCGCCTCGATCTCCCCGAGGAAAAGCTCGAGCTCCTCGAGCCCCTCGGCATCCAGCAGCTGGTCTTGGTGCCCTTCAATCGCCAACTGGCCCAGCTCAGCGCCGCCGAGTTTGTCGAGCAGGTGCTGCTCGGTTGCCTCAAGGCGCGCCAAATCGCCGTGGGAGCCAACTTCCGATTTGGTCGGGGCCGGGAAGGCGACACCAACACCTTGCGGGCCCTAGCGGAAGCCGCTGGGGTGCAGGTGTCGGTGTTGCCGATTTTGGAGGATGCCGGCGGACGGATGAGCAGCAGCCGCATTCGCGCAGCGCTCTCGAATGGCGACCTCCAAAGCGCCAGCGAACTGCTCGGCCGTCCCTACCGCTTCCGGGGAACGGTGGTGCGCGGTCGCGGCTTGGGTCGCGATTTGGGCTGGCCCACCGCCAATCTGCAAGTGGATGGGCGCAAATTTCTGCCAGGTCTTGGCGTCTATGCCGCCCGCGCCTGGACACAGCGTGATGGCGAAGGAAAGGGCGAAGGAAAAAGCGAAGCCTTGCCGGCCGTCATGAATCTCGGCCCCCAGCCCACGGTGGACCCCAACTCGCCTTCCGCCGTTGAGGTGCACCTGCTCGATAGGCGCATCGAACTGATGGGCCAGGAGCTGGTCGTGGAGCCGGTGGAACGGCTGCGCGGACAGCAACGCTTTTCAGGCCTCGAGGAGCTCAGTGCACAAATCGGTCAGGACGCCGAAGCAGCCCGTCAACGGCTTCAGGCCCCGGCGGGGTAA
- a CDS encoding DUF3611 family protein has product MADRLDLQLLALGLRRSAWIRFWTQTGLGIVILGVLTFNNIGGSLSRNADKALGLGPGLSLTTLSFLVLLFSLWQGWLVVRLGRALDSGARPSRGEASRTIKRSLLADLLGLVLAAVGYQSLAGALFVQASQQTPGIAIGARGASENMAITSLEMLSVLSNTQVLFAHVIGLIFSLWMLQRIYRTS; this is encoded by the coding sequence ATGGCCGATCGGCTCGATCTCCAACTGCTTGCCCTTGGCTTGCGCCGTTCCGCCTGGATCCGCTTTTGGACCCAAACCGGGCTTGGGATTGTGATTTTGGGAGTGTTGACGTTCAACAACATCGGCGGAAGTTTGAGCAGAAACGCCGATAAAGCCTTGGGATTGGGTCCGGGGCTGTCGCTGACCACGCTGTCGTTTTTGGTGTTGCTGTTCAGCCTTTGGCAGGGCTGGTTAGTGGTGCGGCTCGGTCGCGCTCTTGATAGTGGTGCGCGACCAAGTCGGGGGGAGGCGAGCCGCACGATCAAGCGCAGTTTGTTGGCGGATCTGTTGGGCTTGGTGCTCGCGGCTGTGGGGTATCAATCCCTCGCCGGGGCCTTGTTTGTGCAGGCGTCGCAGCAGACGCCAGGCATTGCCATTGGTGCCAGAGGGGCGAGTGAAAACATGGCGATCACCTCCCTGGAAATGCTCTCGGTGCTGAGCAACACGCAGGTGTTATTTGCCCACGTGATTGGCTTGATTTTTTCGCTGTGGATGCTGCAGAGGATTTATCGTACGTCTTGA